From a region of the Buchnera aphidicola (Aphis fabae) genome:
- the pmbA gene encoding metalloprotease PmbA: MKLIHQIKTEENLLINTVKNTLQLAKQTTNCSIEVFIKKTIGINVNVRNNIVENIEFNSDGALFITVYNKFAKGSVSSTDFSANSIKKMLEIAVDISKNSSSDFFVGLPDLKSLCFHAKDLNLFHPSELNIKNGIDFASIVEKEAFKFDKRIVNSEGSFFSNHITINVFGNSLGMLEKYKSTLYSAYNCMIAKEKNSMQRDFYYSTARKIENLEKPDILGKKTAQRVIARLFPKKINTMKASIIFSREISANFFSHLITAISGDNVYRKSTFLLHDLQKRIFPTWLNILENPHIQQGLGSKPFDNEGVTTSVKYIVENGILKTWLLNSYNARKLGLISTGNSGGIYNWLISHKNISFQNLLENMNIGLLVTELMGQGVDIVSGNYSQGVMGFWVENGKIQYPVNEITISGNLRNMWCNILSISNDIDIRNNIQCGSILISEMQISGN, from the coding sequence ATGAAATTAATTCATCAAATTAAAACTGAAGAAAATTTATTAATCAATACAGTAAAAAATACCCTGCAATTAGCAAAGCAAACAACTAATTGTTCTATTGAAGTTTTTATTAAAAAAACAATAGGAATTAATGTTAATGTTAGAAATAATATTGTAGAAAATATCGAGTTTAATAGTGATGGTGCACTATTTATTACTGTTTATAATAAGTTTGCTAAAGGTAGTGTTTCATCTACAGATTTTAGTGCTAATAGTATTAAAAAAATGTTAGAAATTGCTGTAGATATTTCTAAAAATTCTTCTTCTGATTTTTTTGTGGGATTACCAGATCTAAAATCACTTTGTTTTCATGCTAAAGATCTTAATTTATTTCATCCTTCTGAACTGAATATTAAAAATGGAATTGATTTTGCTTCTATAGTAGAAAAAGAAGCATTTAAATTTGATAAAAGAATTGTTAATAGTGAAGGGAGCTTTTTTAGTAATCATATTACTATAAATGTTTTTGGAAATAGTTTAGGAATGTTAGAAAAATATAAGTCTACTCTTTATTCAGCTTATAATTGTATGATTGCAAAAGAAAAAAATTCAATGCAAAGAGATTTTTATTATTCAACTGCTAGAAAAATAGAAAATTTAGAAAAACCTGATATTTTAGGTAAAAAAACTGCACAACGTGTTATTGCTCGATTATTTCCTAAAAAAATTAATACTATGAAAGCTTCAATTATATTTTCAAGAGAAATATCTGCTAATTTTTTTTCTCATCTTATAACGGCTATTAGTGGTGATAACGTTTATCGTAAATCTACTTTTTTACTTCATGATTTACAAAAAAGAATTTTTCCTACTTGGTTGAATATTTTAGAGAATCCACATATCCAACAAGGATTAGGCAGCAAACCATTTGATAATGAAGGTGTAACAACTTCTGTAAAATATATAGTTGAAAATGGAATATTAAAAACTTGGTTGCTAAATAGTTATAATGCTCGTAAATTAGGATTAATTAGTACTGGGAATTCTGGAGGTATTTATAACTGGTTAATTTCGCATAAAAATATATCATTTCAAAACTTATTAGAAAATATGAATATCGGATTATTAGTAACGGAATTAATGGGACAAGGAGTAGACATTGTTAGTGGAAATTATTCACAAGGTGTAATGGGTTTCTGGGTTGAAAATGGGAAAATTCAATATCCAGTAAATGAAATTACTATATCTGGTAATTTAAGAAATATGTGGTGTAATATTCTTAGTATTAGTAATGATATTGATATTAGAAATAATATTCAATGTGGTTCTATATTAATATCTGAAATGCAGATTTCAGGAAATTAG
- the rsmI gene encoding 16S rRNA (cytidine(1402)-2'-O)-methyltransferase, with amino-acid sequence MDKKVSLFKNTGILYIVPTPIGNLSDITYRALETLKEVNLIACENIQHTNILLKHFNIKNTLISFSKDNEVQKTDHLINILKKGKYIALVSNAGTPVINDPGYLLIKKCHLFNIKIIPLPGPCAAITALSASGISTHRFCYEGFLPSKKKLRRDLLCSLKKEKRTIICYESKHRIIETIKDIINEIGENRHIVIAREITKKWEIIHGNKASLMLSWIKSDVNRHKKGENVIIIDGYKELKSINPSDKIINTFTILKKFLSLKQSVFITSKIHKINKNNLYQYAIKNKEK; translated from the coding sequence TTGGATAAAAAAGTGAGTTTATTTAAAAATACTGGAATTCTTTATATTGTACCAACACCTATTGGCAATTTATCTGATATTACTTATCGTGCTTTAGAAACATTAAAAGAAGTTAATCTAATAGCTTGTGAAAATATTCAACATACTAATATTTTACTAAAACATTTCAATATAAAAAATACTTTAATATCTTTTAGCAAAGATAACGAAGTTCAAAAAACTGATCATTTAATTAATATACTAAAAAAAGGAAAATACATTGCTCTAGTATCTAATGCTGGAACCCCAGTAATCAATGATCCAGGTTATTTACTAATAAAAAAATGCCATTTATTTAACATTAAAATTATTCCTCTCCCTGGACCTTGCGCTGCTATTACTGCATTAAGCGCTTCTGGAATATCTACTCATCGTTTTTGTTATGAAGGATTTCTTCCTTCTAAAAAAAAATTAAGACGTGATTTATTATGTTCTTTAAAAAAAGAAAAACGAACAATTATTTGCTATGAATCAAAACATAGAATAATTGAAACTATTAAAGATATAATAAATGAAATTGGAGAAAATAGACATATAGTAATTGCTAGAGAAATAACAAAAAAATGGGAAATAATTCATGGAAATAAAGCTAGTTTAATGCTTTCTTGGATAAAATCAGATGTAAATCGTCATAAGAAAGGAGAAAATGTTATTATTATAGATGGTTATAAAGAACTAAAAAGCATAAATCCTTCAGATAAGATAATCAATACTTTTACAATATTAAAAAAATTTCTATCACTAAAGCAATCAGTATTTATTACTTCTAAAATCCATAAAATTAATAAAAATAATTTATATCAATATGCAATAAAAAACAAAGAAAAATGA
- a CDS encoding beta-ketoacyl synthase N-terminal-like domain-containing protein, translated as MKRVVITGFGIISSIGNNKQEVLTSLYHGRSGITFSEQMKELGMRSQVWGNIKLDHKNLISKRASRFMTDGSIYAFLSMEQAIKDANLKNKDYQKNSRVGLIVGSGGGSRKDYLKDINIVKNSYSFRSLSPYTAIKSMTSGISACLSTIFKIYGVNYSINSACSTSGHCIGNAFELIKSGKQDLIFAGGGEEVSCELAAEFDSMKALSSNFNKTPIKASRVYDLNRDGFVISGGGGILVIEDLNSAISRSANIYAEIIGYAATSDGDNMVIPSGEGALRCMNLAKGNKQLSIDYLNVHGTSTKIGDLIELKAIEKSFSNEKKPMISATKSITGHSLGASGVHEIIYTLLMLQYNFIAPSINIEILEPHAKKMNIIQKTISKKITTAMSNNFGFGGTNVSLILKKY; from the coding sequence GTGAAAAGAGTTGTTATTACAGGATTTGGTATTATTTCTAGTATTGGAAATAATAAACAAGAAGTTTTAACTTCTTTATATCATGGTCGTTCCGGGATAACATTTTCAGAACAAATGAAAGAATTAGGTATGCGTAGTCAAGTATGGGGAAATATTAAGTTAGACCATAAAAATTTAATAAGTAAAAGAGCATCTCGTTTTATGACTGATGGCTCTATTTATGCTTTTTTATCAATGGAACAAGCTATTAAAGATGCTAATTTAAAAAATAAAGATTATCAAAAAAATTCTCGTGTTGGATTGATTGTTGGTTCTGGAGGAGGTTCTCGTAAAGACTATTTAAAAGATATAAATATTGTAAAAAATAGTTATAGTTTTCGTTCTTTAAGTCCATATACTGCAATTAAATCTATGACGTCTGGAATTTCGGCTTGTTTATCAACTATATTTAAAATTTACGGTGTAAATTATTCTATTAATTCTGCTTGTTCAACTTCTGGACATTGTATTGGAAATGCTTTTGAATTAATTAAATCTGGCAAACAAGACCTTATTTTTGCAGGTGGTGGAGAAGAAGTAAGTTGTGAATTAGCTGCTGAATTTGATTCGATGAAAGCACTTTCTTCAAATTTTAATAAAACTCCTATTAAAGCATCTCGTGTATATGATTTAAATCGAGATGGTTTTGTAATATCAGGTGGAGGAGGAATTTTAGTTATTGAAGATTTAAATTCTGCTATTTCTCGTTCTGCTAATATTTATGCTGAAATTATTGGATATGCTGCAACATCTGATGGTGATAATATGGTTATACCTTCTGGAGAAGGTGCTTTAAGATGTATGAATTTAGCAAAAGGTAACAAACAGTTATCTATTGATTATTTAAATGTTCATGGAACATCAACTAAAATTGGTGATTTAATTGAATTAAAAGCAATTGAAAAATCTTTTTCAAATGAAAAAAAACCAATGATTTCAGCAACAAAATCTATCACTGGTCATTCTTTAGGGGCATCTGGAGTGCATGAAATTATTTATACTTTATTAATGTTACAATATAATTTTATAGCTCCTTCAATTAATATTGAAATATTAGAACCTCATGCAAAAAAAATGAATATTATTCAAAAAACTATTTCTAAAAAAATTACGACTGCAATGTCTAACAATTTTGGATTTGGAGGAACTAATGTTTCTTTAATATTAAAAAAATACTAA
- the tal gene encoding transaldolase, with the protein MNQLELLRKFTTIVADTSDIDSICKYKPEDATTNPSLILKAVNLNTNQKFLNQAVKYAKKKGGSKKEQLVNASDKILVDLGVEILKYIPGYISSEVDARLSFNQEKCILKAKKIIKMYEEQGISRKKVLIKLAATWECIKAAEELKKDNIFCNLTLLFSFAQARACAESNVFLISPFVGRIYDWYIAQNSTLNFSYNEDPGVQSVCKIYNFYKKHNYKTIIMGASFRNIQQILLLSGCDRLTISPDLLKELELNNTVFNRKLNPPTTFSKPPAPLIESEFRWEHNQDEMAVQKLSEGIRNFGKDQFLLEKIISKLI; encoded by the coding sequence ATGAATCAGTTAGAATTATTAAGAAAATTTACAACAATTGTTGCAGATACAAGTGACATAGATTCTATTTGTAAATATAAACCTGAAGATGCAACTACAAATCCGTCTTTAATATTGAAAGCAGTAAATTTAAATACCAATCAAAAGTTTTTGAATCAAGCAGTAAAATATGCTAAAAAAAAGGGTGGTTCAAAAAAAGAGCAATTAGTAAATGCAAGTGATAAAATTTTAGTTGATCTTGGGGTGGAAATTTTAAAATATATACCGGGTTATATTTCGAGTGAAGTAGATGCTCGTTTATCTTTTAATCAAGAAAAATGTATTTTAAAAGCAAAAAAAATAATTAAAATGTATGAAGAGCAAGGTATTTCTAGAAAAAAAGTATTAATTAAATTAGCAGCTACATGGGAATGTATAAAAGCAGCAGAAGAATTAAAAAAAGATAATATTTTTTGCAATTTAACTCTTTTATTTTCTTTTGCTCAAGCACGTGCTTGTGCAGAATCTAATGTATTTTTAATATCTCCCTTCGTTGGTCGTATTTATGATTGGTATATAGCTCAAAATTCAACATTAAATTTTTCTTATAACGAAGATCCCGGGGTTCAGTCTGTTTGTAAAATATACAATTTTTATAAAAAACATAATTATAAAACTATTATTATGGGTGCTAGTTTTCGAAATATTCAACAAATTTTATTATTATCTGGATGTGACCGATTAACTATTTCTCCTGACTTATTAAAAGAACTTGAATTAAATAATACAGTATTTAATAGAAAATTAAATCCACCTACTACTTTTTCTAAACCACCTGCCCCTCTTATTGAATCAGAATTTAGATGGGAACATAATCAAGATGAAATGGCTGTCCAAAAATTGTCAGAAGGTATAAGAAATTTTGGAAAAGATCAATTTCTTTTAGAGAAAATCATTTCAAAATTAATATAA
- the tkt gene encoding transketolase, whose product MSLEKELSNAIRMLSIDAVQNAKSGHPGMPMGMADIAEVLWRNFLKHNPKNPKWDNRDRFVLSNGHGSMLLYSLLHLTGYNLSIEEIKKFRTLDSKTPGHPEIEETPGVETTTGPLGQGLANAVGMAIAEKTLSSYFNRLNFDIVNHYTWVFVGDGCLMEGISHEVCSLAGTLKLGKLIVFYDSNGISIDGKISNWFTDNTVMRFKSYNWHVIDKVNGHDSYSIMNSIKEAMFIKDKPSIIICKTIIGFGSPNKSGTSESHGAPLGESEIILTRKNLKWNYLPFEIPQEIYKKWNFIKQGLELEKEWNKKFALYKSKYPELAEEYLRRFKKDLPITWYKESNEYITKLQNNPKNIASRNASQNTLEKFVKLLPELIGGSADLSPSNLTLCSSSSSIAENPSGNYIHYGVREFGMTAIANGIAHHGGFIPYTSTFLMFVEYARNAVRMAALMNTKHIFVYTHDSIGLGEDGPTHQPIEQLANLRMTPNLDVWRPCDQVETAIAWKFAIEKKQGPTALILSRQNLSQFHRNKEQLTNISYGAYILYTSKEPIDVIFISTGSEVEITLLAAKKIISLGYSVRVISMPSNNVFDRQTNEYKECILPSYVAKRIAIEASAKDFWYKYVGINGLIIGMETFGKSAPADVLFKQFGFTVDNIVNKSKNFLKH is encoded by the coding sequence ATGTCTTTAGAAAAAGAATTATCGAACGCCATTCGTATGTTAAGTATAGATGCAGTTCAAAATGCAAAATCGGGTCATCCTGGTATGCCAATGGGTATGGCTGATATTGCAGAAGTATTATGGAGAAATTTCTTAAAACATAATCCAAAAAATCCTAAATGGGATAATCGAGACCGTTTTGTATTATCTAATGGTCATGGTTCAATGTTACTATATAGTTTGCTACATCTTACTGGATATAATTTATCAATAGAAGAAATTAAAAAATTTAGAACACTCGATTCTAAGACTCCAGGACATCCTGAAATAGAAGAAACACCAGGTGTTGAAACTACTACTGGTCCATTAGGTCAAGGTTTAGCAAATGCTGTGGGAATGGCTATTGCAGAAAAAACATTAAGTTCTTATTTTAATCGTTTAAATTTTGATATAGTAAATCATTATACCTGGGTATTTGTAGGAGATGGATGTTTAATGGAAGGAATCTCACATGAAGTTTGTTCTTTAGCTGGAACTTTAAAGTTAGGAAAATTAATTGTTTTCTATGATAGTAATGGTATTTCAATAGATGGGAAAATATCAAATTGGTTTACAGATAATACAGTAATGCGTTTTAAGTCTTATAATTGGCATGTAATAGATAAAGTTAATGGTCATGATTCCTATTCTATTATGAATAGTATTAAAGAAGCAATGTTTATAAAAGATAAGCCTTCTATTATTATTTGTAAGACGATTATTGGTTTTGGATCTCCTAATAAATCAGGTACATCAGAATCTCATGGTGCTCCTCTTGGTGAATCTGAAATTATTTTAACAAGAAAAAATTTAAAATGGAATTATTTACCTTTTGAGATTCCTCAAGAAATCTATAAAAAATGGAACTTTATTAAACAAGGGTTAGAATTAGAAAAAGAATGGAATAAAAAATTTGCTTTATATAAATCAAAATATCCTGAACTTGCAGAAGAGTATTTAAGACGCTTTAAAAAAGATTTACCTATAACATGGTATAAAGAAAGTAATGAGTATATTACTAAATTACAGAATAATCCTAAAAATATCGCAAGTCGTAATGCTTCTCAAAACACTTTAGAAAAATTTGTAAAATTATTGCCTGAATTAATAGGTGGATCAGCAGATCTATCTCCTAGCAATTTAACTCTTTGTTCATCTTCTAGTTCTATAGCAGAAAATCCATCAGGAAATTATATTCATTATGGTGTTCGTGAATTTGGTATGACTGCAATTGCTAACGGTATTGCACATCATGGTGGGTTTATTCCGTATACTTCAACATTTTTAATGTTTGTTGAATATGCAAGAAATGCTGTTCGTATGGCTGCTTTAATGAATACTAAACATATTTTTGTGTATACCCATGATTCTATTGGTTTAGGTGAAGATGGTCCTACTCATCAACCAATAGAACAATTAGCTAATTTAAGAATGACTCCTAATCTAGATGTATGGCGACCTTGCGACCAAGTAGAAACTGCTATAGCATGGAAGTTTGCAATTGAGAAGAAACAAGGACCGACAGCATTAATCTTATCACGTCAAAATTTATCTCAGTTTCATAGAAATAAAGAACAATTAACTAATATTTCATATGGTGCGTATATATTATATACTTCTAAAGAACCTATTGATGTTATTTTTATATCAACCGGCTCAGAAGTCGAAATTACTTTACTAGCTGCAAAAAAAATTATTTCTTTAGGCTATTCTGTGCGTGTAATTTCAATGCCTTCTAACAATGTTTTTGATAGACAAACAAATGAATATAAAGAATGTATACTTCCTTCTTATGTTGCTAAAAGAATTGCAATAGAAGCAAGTGCAAAAGATTTTTGGTATAAATATGTAGGAATAAATGGTTTAATTATTGGTATGGAAACTTTTGGAAAGTCAGCTCCAGCTGATGTTTTATTTAAACAGTTTGGTTTTACTGTAGATAATATAGTTAACAAATCAAAAAATTTTTTAAAACATTAA
- the dapE gene encoding succinyl-diaminopimelate desuccinylase: MTCSVTELAKKLIRIPSISPKDLGCQDIMINFLSNLGFKIKKININDTKNFWATRGSGKTLTFAGHTDIVSPGEYKDWNNNPFDPIIQDGVLFGRGASDMKGALAAMLIASKRFIIKYPDYKGRLSFLITSDEESSAIDGTRKVVDYLISKRDIIDYCIIGEPTSSNKIGDFIKNGRRGSLTADLKILGIQGHIAYPHLADNPIHKGLPVILQLLSVPLDKGNNFFPPTSVNISNIHAGNGSNNIIPGSLFVQFNFRFSNEISENQIKINFLKILEKNNINYSIKWHLSGLPFITKKGLLTDTVIKSILNITKNKPILSTDGGTSDGRFIAKFNAQIIELGLINKTIHKVNECVKISDLKILTLIYENIMKNLFV; the protein is encoded by the coding sequence ATGACTTGTTCAGTAACTGAATTGGCAAAAAAATTAATTCGGATTCCATCTATCAGTCCAAAAGATTTAGGTTGTCAAGATATTATGATAAATTTTTTATCTAATCTTGGATTTAAAATAAAAAAAATTAATATTAATGATACAAAGAATTTTTGGGCGACTAGAGGATCAGGAAAAACTTTAACATTTGCAGGTCATACCGATATAGTATCACCTGGAGAATATAAAGATTGGAATAATAATCCATTTGATCCTATAATACAAGATGGTGTTTTATTTGGTCGAGGCGCATCAGACATGAAAGGTGCTTTAGCTGCTATGCTAATAGCATCAAAAAGATTCATAATAAAATATCCTGATTACAAAGGTCGTTTATCTTTTTTAATTACTTCAGATGAAGAGTCTTCTGCTATTGATGGAACAAGAAAAGTAGTAGATTATTTAATATCTAAAAGAGACATAATTGATTATTGTATAATAGGAGAACCTACCAGTTCTAATAAAATTGGTGATTTTATAAAGAATGGACGACGTGGCTCTTTGACAGCAGATTTAAAAATTTTAGGTATTCAAGGACACATTGCATATCCTCATTTAGCTGATAATCCAATTCATAAAGGATTGCCTGTTATTCTGCAATTATTATCTGTTCCATTAGACAAAGGTAATAATTTTTTTCCCCCAACTAGTGTAAATATTTCCAATATTCATGCAGGTAATGGAAGTAATAATATAATTCCCGGTTCTTTATTTGTACAATTTAACTTTCGTTTTAGCAATGAAATATCTGAAAATCAAATAAAAATAAATTTTTTAAAAATATTAGAAAAAAATAATATTAATTATTCTATAAAATGGCATTTATCTGGACTTCCTTTCATTACAAAAAAAGGATTACTAACAGATACTGTAATTAAATCTATTTTAAATATTACCAAAAATAAACCGATTTTATCTACAGATGGTGGCACTTCAGATGGACGTTTTATTGCTAAATTTAATGCACAAATAATTGAATTAGGTTTAATTAATAAGACTATTCATAAAGTTAACGAATGTGTAAAAATATCTGATTTAAAAATATTAACTTTAATTTATGAAAATATTATGAAAAATTTATTCGTATAA
- the dapA gene encoding 4-hydroxy-tetrahydrodipicolinate synthase: MFTGSMVALITPMNKSGGICHSSLKNLVDYHVLNKTTAIVSVGTTGESATLSQEEHIKVVMSTLEIANERIPVIAGTGANATNEAISLTKRFEKSGISACLTVTPYYNKPTQEGLYQHFKAISENTELPQILYNVPSRTGCDLLPPTIARLSEFKNIIGIKEATGELSRINQIKKIVKNNFLLISGDDATALDFIQLGGQGVISVTANIAAKEMTKMCSYALQGDFINARFINERLSLLHEALFIEPNPIPIKWIAKKMGLIKNDTLRLPMTPISSSGQIQLKKALQYANL; encoded by the coding sequence ATGTTCACAGGAAGTATGGTGGCACTAATTACACCAATGAATAAATCAGGCGGAATTTGTCATTCTAGTTTAAAAAATTTAGTCGACTATCATGTATTAAATAAAACAACAGCAATTGTTTCTGTGGGTACAACTGGAGAATCGGCTACTTTAAGTCAAGAAGAACATATTAAAGTTGTTATGTCAACATTAGAAATTGCAAATGAAAGAATTCCTGTTATTGCAGGAACAGGTGCAAATGCAACAAATGAAGCAATATCTTTAACAAAAAGATTTGAAAAATCTGGAATTTCGGCTTGTCTTACTGTAACTCCATATTATAATAAACCTACTCAAGAAGGATTATATCAACATTTTAAAGCAATATCAGAAAACACAGAACTACCGCAAATTTTATATAACGTTCCTAGTCGTACAGGATGTGATTTGCTACCACCAACTATTGCTCGTTTATCTGAATTTAAAAATATTATCGGAATCAAAGAAGCAACTGGAGAATTATCAAGAATTAATCAAATTAAAAAAATTGTAAAAAATAATTTTCTACTAATTAGTGGTGATGATGCAACAGCATTAGATTTTATACAGTTAGGTGGTCAAGGAGTAATATCAGTAACAGCAAATATTGCTGCTAAAGAAATGACAAAAATGTGTTCATATGCATTACAAGGAGATTTTATTAATGCAAGATTTATAAATGAACGTTTGTCTTTATTACATGAAGCATTATTTATAGAACCAAATCCAATTCCAATTAAATGGATTGCTAAAAAAATGGGTTTAATAAAAAATGATACCCTTCGTTTACCAATGACTCCAATTTCATCTTCTGGACAGATTCAACTTAAAAAAGCTCTTCAATATGCTAACCTTTAA
- the aroC gene encoding chorismate synthase, which translates to MAGNTIGKIFCVTTFGESHGKSLGCIVDGVPPGLKLSSEDLQNDLNRRRPGTSRYTTQRCESDQIEILSGVFNGITTGTSIGLIVNNTDHRSQDYTAIKDLFRPGHADYTYQKKYGIRDYRGGGRASARETVMRVAAGAIAKKYLKTKYGIIIRAYLSTIGHIKCTFESWEEVNKNPFFCPNSKKIENIQELIKQLKKIGDSIGAEITIVAENIPVGLGEPVFDRIDADLAHALMSINAVKGVEIGDGFSVINQKGSQNRDEITPDRFTSNHCGGILGGISNGENIILKAAFKPTSSIKIPGKTININNEKSEITVKGRHDPCVGIRAVPITEAMVAIVIMDHMLRFRAQCDKIID; encoded by the coding sequence ATGGCTGGAAATACAATTGGAAAAATATTTTGTGTAACAACTTTTGGCGAATCACATGGAAAATCATTAGGATGTATAGTAGATGGCGTTCCGCCAGGTCTAAAATTATCTTCCGAAGATTTACAAAATGATTTAAATCGACGAAGACCGGGAACTTCTAGATACACTACACAAAGATGTGAATCAGATCAAATTGAAATACTTTCTGGAGTCTTTAATGGAATTACAACAGGAACAAGTATCGGTTTAATTGTTAATAATACTGATCATAGATCTCAAGATTACACAGCAATAAAAGACCTATTTAGACCAGGACATGCTGATTATACTTATCAAAAAAAATATGGTATTAGAGATTATCGAGGAGGTGGAAGAGCATCAGCACGTGAAACTGTGATGCGAGTTGCAGCTGGAGCTATTGCGAAAAAATATCTTAAAACAAAATATGGAATAATTATTAGAGCATATTTATCAACAATAGGTCATATTAAATGTACATTTGAATCATGGGAAGAAGTAAATAAAAATCCTTTTTTTTGTCCTAATTCAAAAAAAATTGAAAATATACAAGAACTAATTAAACAATTAAAAAAAATAGGTGATTCAATCGGAGCTGAAATAACTATTGTTGCTGAAAACATTCCTGTAGGACTTGGAGAACCAGTTTTTGATCGAATAGATGCAGATTTAGCACATGCATTAATGAGTATTAATGCAGTCAAAGGAGTAGAAATTGGAGATGGTTTTTCAGTTATCAACCAAAAAGGAAGTCAAAATCGTGATGAAATTACTCCAGATAGATTTACCAGCAATCATTGTGGAGGTATTTTAGGAGGTATTAGCAATGGTGAAAATATTATACTAAAAGCAGCATTTAAACCTACTTCAAGTATAAAAATACCAGGCAAAACAATTAATATAAACAATGAAAAATCAGAAATAACTGTAAAAGGTCGACATGATCCATGCGTAGGGATTAGAGCTGTACCAATAACTGAAGCAATGGTTGCAATTGTAATTATGGATCATATGTTAAGATTTAGAGCACAATGTGACAAGATAATTGATTAA
- the hisG gene encoding ATP phosphoribosyltransferase, translated as MLNNNRVRIAMQKTGRLSSESIKLLILCGIKINLKQQKLIAFAENMPIDVMLVRDDDIPGLVMDGVVDLGIVGENVLEEELLNRKSQNIDSSYITLRRLDFGVCRLSLAIPVNTSYIGIESIKNFRIATSYPHLLKNYLDQKKINFKSCMLNGSVEVAPRAGLADAICDLVSTGATLEANGLREVQVIFRSYACLICKPGDINLIKKEVINKLMTRITGVIKARESKYIMLHAPINKLDAVVSLLHGAERPTILKLAGDKNRVAMHMVSTETLFWETMEKLKSLGASSILVLPIEKMME; from the coding sequence ATGTTAAATAATAATCGTGTACGTATAGCCATGCAAAAAACTGGTCGTTTAAGCAGTGAATCTATAAAATTATTAATATTATGCGGAATTAAAATTAATTTAAAACAACAGAAATTAATAGCTTTTGCTGAAAATATGCCTATTGATGTTATGTTAGTGCGTGATGATGATATTCCTGGTTTAGTAATGGATGGAGTAGTTGATTTGGGTATAGTAGGAGAAAATGTTTTAGAAGAAGAATTATTAAATCGAAAATCACAAAATATAGATAGTTCTTATATTACGTTAAGACGTCTTGATTTTGGTGTTTGCAGACTATCTCTTGCAATTCCTGTTAATACTTCCTATATTGGTATAGAATCTATAAAAAACTTTAGAATAGCCACTTCATACCCTCATCTATTAAAAAACTATTTAGATCAAAAAAAAATTAATTTTAAATCTTGTATGTTAAACGGTTCTGTAGAAGTTGCGCCTAGAGCTGGATTAGCTGATGCTATTTGTGATTTGGTATCAACAGGAGCTACATTAGAAGCAAATGGATTACGTGAAGTACAAGTTATCTTTCGTTCATATGCATGTCTAATCTGCAAGCCAGGAGATATTAATCTTATAAAAAAAGAAGTAATTAATAAATTAATGACTCGTATTACAGGTGTTATTAAAGCTCGAGAATCAAAATATATTATGTTACATGCTCCTATTAACAAGCTTGATGCAGTAGTATCTTTATTACATGGTGCGGAAAGACCAACAATTTTAAAATTAGCTGGAGATAAGAATCGAGTCGCTATGCATATGGTGAGCACTGAAACATTATTTTGGGAAACAATGGAAAAATTAAAATCATTAGGAGCTAGTTCAATTTTAGTTTTGCCTATTGAGAAAATGATGGAGTAG